In Thermocladium sp. ECH_B, one DNA window encodes the following:
- a CDS encoding 50S ribosomal protein L5, with amino-acid sequence MRSIRIDKVVVNMGVGQSGERLEKAANVLKELTGQDPSYRKAKKSIKDFGIRKGEHIGVAVTLRRERAIWFLLKSLAVVDFTLRRSGFDNYGNVSFGIAEHILMPGARYDPAVGIWGFTVTTVLARPGMRVQYRRRMRHEVGRKQRVSKDEAIKFFTDVIGVRVI; translated from the coding sequence ATGAGATCAATTAGGATCGATAAGGTGGTGGTTAATATGGGGGTTGGTCAAAGCGGGGAGAGGCTTGAGAAGGCAGCCAATGTCCTCAAGGAATTAACGGGTCAAGACCCGTCTTATAGGAAGGCTAAGAAATCGATAAAGGATTTCGGAATACGCAAGGGAGAACATATAGGGGTGGCCGTTACTCTCCGTAGAGAGAGAGCGATTTGGTTCCTGCTTAAGTCGCTTGCAGTAGTCGACTTCACCCTAAGGCGGAGCGGTTTTGATAATTATGGTAATGTTAGTTTCGGGATAGCGGAGCACATATTAATGCCTGGCGCTCGTTATGATCCAGCCGTGGGTATTTGGGGCTTCACCGTAACTACTGTGCTGGCGAGGCCCGGCATGAGAGTTCAATACAGGCGTAGGATGAGGCATGAAGTCGGCAGGAAGCAGAGGGTATCCAAGGATGAGGCAATAAAGTTCTTCACCGACGTGATAGGGGTTAGGGTAATCTAA
- a CDS encoding 30S ribosomal protein S4e (the function of this ribosomal subunit is unknown), producing the protein MTHLRRSMAPGWWPLEKGYSWTVKPNPGPHSVSESLPLGLVLRDLLGYVTTLQEARRVLGANYVKVDGRIRRDYQYPVGAMDVIELVPTGELFRVLPDPVKFLRVIQIQGEEANVKLRRVENKTSMKGGKVQLNFNDGTNVVVDDAKDYGTLGSVLFSLREGKILDYIPVKPGNYALIFRGSNAGRHGVLKSIIQTMRRREAIVSINSEGIEYRTVLDHVLMIGRDSPLVRVN; encoded by the coding sequence GTGACCCACTTAAGGAGATCAATGGCGCCTGGTTGGTGGCCCCTAGAGAAGGGGTATTCATGGACTGTTAAGCCAAATCCAGGTCCCCACAGCGTATCCGAGAGTTTGCCATTGGGTTTAGTTCTAAGGGATTTATTGGGTTACGTAACTACGCTGCAGGAGGCCAGGCGGGTGCTTGGCGCTAATTATGTTAAGGTGGATGGCAGGATAAGACGGGATTACCAGTATCCAGTTGGTGCAATGGATGTAATTGAATTGGTGCCCACGGGTGAATTATTCAGGGTTCTTCCGGATCCAGTTAAGTTCTTGAGAGTCATTCAGATACAGGGAGAGGAGGCTAACGTCAAGCTAAGGAGAGTAGAAAATAAGACATCGATGAAGGGCGGCAAGGTTCAATTGAATTTCAATGATGGAACCAATGTCGTGGTCGATGATGCCAAGGATTATGGGACCCTCGGATCCGTTTTATTCTCGCTGAGGGAGGGTAAGATACTTGATTATATCCCAGTTAAACCCGGCAATTACGCGTTAATATTTAGGGGCAGCAATGCTGGTAGGCATGGTGTATTGAAGTCAATTATCCAGACGATGCGTCGCAGGGAGGCCATAGTTTCAATTAATAGTGAGGGAATAGAATATAGAACTGTCCTAGACCATGTATTGATGATAGGCAGGGATTCGCCGTTGGTGAGGGTGAACTAG
- a CDS encoding 50S ribosomal protein L24 has protein sequence MVSSQPRKQRKRRLNASWYEKRRFLIAPLSKDLRKQYGVKRLVVRKGDTVVVMRGDYKGIRGKVLSVNYRKERITIENVSSKRANGEVIYHPIHASKVMIVELDTSDKRRMNAIGKRKAVGAVSGGXEVIVPQQGGSS, from the coding sequence ATGGTCTCGAGTCAGCCGAGGAAGCAGAGGAAGAGGCGACTGAATGCCTCGTGGTATGAGAAGCGTAGGTTTCTAATTGCGCCGTTATCTAAGGATCTGCGAAAGCAATATGGAGTGAAGAGATTAGTTGTGAGGAAGGGGGATACTGTGGTGGTTATGAGGGGTGATTATAAGGGGATAAGGGGTAAGGTATTATCGGTTAATTATAGGAAGGAAAGAATAACTATTGAGAATGTTTCATCGAAGAGAGCTAATGGCGAGGTCATTTATCATCCAATTCATGCATCTAAGGTAATGATAGTTGAGTTAGACACCAGTGATAAGCGCAGGATGAATGCGATAGGGAAGAGGAAAGCCGTTGGGGCGGTGTCCGGCGGCGNGGAAGTAATAGTTCCTCAACAAGGTGGTTCATCGTGA